The genomic stretch TCATGGGGACGATGGTCTAAAAAAGGGGAGGGGGTTTAGCTGCTGGGCAGCCCGACCGGGACGACGAGCACGGGCTGCACCACGACCTTCGCCGGCACAGTCGTCGGCCTTATACCTATCACTATGACCGCGGGCGCCGTCTTTCCGACTCCAGCATTGTAGAACGTGCTTATGGTTATGTTGGCGAGCTTGGTCGGGTCAGCGAGGGCTATGCTGGCGCTGAGGGTACCGAACCTGTCGGTACCTGCCACCACCAGTATCTCCTTGTCAGGGTTCCACGGGTTGCTCTTAGCATACTGTATCACTCCGAGACCGTTGCCGCCCTCTATCTTGTAGACGTAGGTCGGATCTATCGTCGGGTCTATCAGGCTGAGGGCGTATGTCAGGTTGATGTCCCTCTCACCGGGAGCGCCGAGCGGGTTGTAGAGCCACGTCACCTTGCCATCCGTCTTGTAGAGTATGTAGAGGTTGCCGGTGTCGTTGAGGTACTTCACGAGGCTGTTGACGAGAGGACCGCCGACGAGTATGAGCTTCTTGTTCTTGACGTCATCGCTCAGGGTCTTGCCGTCGAAGACCCAGCTGTCCATGTAGGCTATTGGGGCCCTGACGAAGCTGTAGACCTCCTCGGGGTTGGCGAAGTTGAATATCAGGTCCTTGTACTCGGGTGGCGTGACGTCCTCGTAGACAGTCTTGCCCTCGGCTGTCGTCACGGGAACGAGCTCCGTGGCTCCCTTGAACACTCCGTCCTTGTTGCGGTCCTCAACCCTGTCGTATATGCCCGCGAACACTCCAGTGGCGTTTATCGGGTAGAACCAGTTGAGCTGCCAGTGCCAGACCGCCTTTGTCACGTTGTCACTCTCTCCGGTCGCATAAGGACTTACCTGATCTATGGTCTTCGGGCATATCTCATAATCAGGATAGAAGGCGGTGTAGCCGTAGAGCTCATCATCATTTTCCTCGTAGAAGTCCTTCAGGAAGGTCTTGCACTCGGTCTGGGCCAGCGTCCTCTCTCCCTGAGTGAAGTTGTAGATGCCCCATGTGGGTCCGCAGCTGGGACCGCAGTACTCAGGACTCACGGTCGGCGGCAGGGCGGGGCACTCAGCGTAGGCCTTGACAGCGCCGCTCACGACGCTCGTGAACCACAGTTCCTTCCCTCCGACCAGAAGCTTGCCATCGGGGTTGAGGGGCTGGTACCACCCGGTCTCGTTCTTTACGAAGATCGACGCACCAAGCGTGCCGTTCTTGACGACCACGTACCACTCATCGACGTTCGTACCCAACTTCCAACTCTCGTAGAGGTTGTAGTAGCCGCTTATTCCCTTGAATTCCTCATCCTGAGCGAGCTTGTTCACCCAGGGAGCGAAGACCTTGCTCGTGTCGACTATGTATCCCTTGGCATCATCGAATGTTGTTACTGTACCGGGATAGTTTACTCCGGTGTAATCGAGCCACATGTTGCCTCCAGCGA from Candidatus Korarchaeota archaeon NZ13-K encodes the following:
- a CDS encoding S-layer protein is translated as GRGVPTDNDPLSFNFYLYSITHRDLYILADIDGDGKVNDTERLTTYFGITVRDVDARLNIVTMDFYSLILAPNIYPGYGKTYRATTDDTHFDWYNTLWFFYSDYGWPHPAGSDYAGAADKDTGSRYVDVILEKSTYPDPSGPKVFAGGNMWLDYTGVNYPGTVTTFDDAKGYIVDTSKVFAPWVNKLAQDEEFKGISGYYNLYESWKLGTNVDEWYVVVKNGTLGASIFVKNETGWYQPLNPDGKLLVGGKELWFTSVVSGAVKAYAECPALPPTVSPEYCGPSCGPTWGIYNFTQGERTLAQTECKTFLKDFYEENDDELYGYTAFYPDYEICPKTIDQVSPYATGESDNVTKAVWHWQLNWFYPINATGVFAGIYDRVEDRNKDGVFKGATELVPVTTAEGKTVYEDVTPPEYKDLIFNFANPEEVYSFVRAPIAYMDSWVFDGKTLSDDVKNKKLILVGGPLVNSLVKYLNDTGNLYILYKTDGKVTWLYNPLGAPGERDINLTYALSLIDPTIDPTYVYKIEGGNGLGVIQYAKSNPWNPDKEILVVAGTDRFGTLSASIALADPTKLANITISTFYNAGVGKTAPAVIVIGIRPTTVPAKVVVQPVLVVPVGLPSS